The Novosphingobium terrae genome has a window encoding:
- a CDS encoding LD-carboxypeptidase, with the protein MPTRIAICAPATPITPEDVARTQAIAAEFPDAELHFHPQCFAASGHFAGPDAVRLAAFLDCANDPAFDAVWFARGGYGSNRIAGEALGQLSLAARHKAYLGYSDLGYLLAGLYREKIGRPVHGPMVGDGRRSGGDEALRRALGWLTGASDGLEPSLGEEKHPVVALNLTTLAMLAGTPLMPGLANHVVMVEEVSEHLYAVDRLFFHATAHLGGIAGLRLGRVSAVPENDREFGATPLQIAQDWCHRHSIPFLGEAQIGHDAANRIVPFGKQVRR; encoded by the coding sequence GCCCACACGCATCGCCATCTGCGCCCCCGCAACGCCGATCACGCCCGAGGATGTGGCGCGCACTCAGGCCATCGCCGCCGAATTTCCCGATGCCGAATTGCATTTCCACCCGCAATGCTTCGCGGCGAGCGGCCATTTCGCCGGGCCGGATGCGGTGCGCCTCGCGGCTTTTCTCGATTGCGCCAACGATCCCGCTTTCGATGCGGTGTGGTTCGCACGCGGCGGTTATGGCTCGAACCGCATTGCGGGGGAGGCGTTGGGGCAGCTTTCGCTGGCGGCGCGGCACAAGGCCTACCTTGGCTATTCAGATCTGGGCTATCTGCTGGCCGGGCTCTATCGCGAGAAGATCGGCCGCCCCGTGCACGGACCGATGGTTGGCGATGGCCGCCGCTCGGGAGGTGATGAGGCCCTGCGCCGCGCCTTGGGTTGGCTGACTGGCGCCTCGGATGGTCTGGAACCCAGCCTTGGCGAGGAAAAACATCCCGTTGTTGCGCTGAACCTCACCACGCTGGCGATGTTGGCGGGCACGCCGCTGATGCCGGGCCTCGCGAACCATGTGGTGATGGTGGAAGAGGTCAGCGAGCATCTCTACGCCGTTGACCGCCTATTTTTCCATGCCACGGCACATCTGGGCGGGATCGCGGGGCTGCGGTTGGGGCGAGTCTCCGCCGTACCGGAAAACGACCGGGAGTTCGGGGCGACGCCTTTGCAGATCGCTCAGGACTGGTGTCACCGGCACTCCATCCCGTTTCTGGGGGAGGCGCAGATCGGGCATGACGCTGCGAACCGGATCGTGCCGTTTGGGAAGCAGGTAAGACGTTGA
- the fabD gene encoding ACP S-malonyltransferase codes for MRAFVFPGQGSQKVGMGVDLAAASPIAREVFEEVDEALGQKLWEIMAQGPEDQLTLTENAQPAIMANAIATLRVLEKEGGFRLSDKADFVAGHSLGEYTALCAAGAFSLADTARLLKLRGQSMQAAVPVGVGAMAALLGADIDKATALAAAAAEGEVCTVANDNDPGQVVLSGHKGAIERAIALVKEHGIKRGVALPVSAPFHCPLMQPAADAMAEALAKVSPGALSVPLFANVTADVVTDPATVQALLVEQVTGRVRWRESIIAMKAAGVEEFVELGGKVLGPMISRSVTDVKVTSVISMADIEALLKEIA; via the coding sequence ATGCGTGCATTTGTTTTTCCGGGGCAGGGCAGCCAGAAGGTCGGCATGGGTGTCGATCTGGCGGCGGCCAGCCCCATCGCCCGCGAGGTGTTCGAGGAGGTTGACGAGGCGCTGGGCCAGAAGCTGTGGGAGATCATGGCGCAGGGCCCAGAGGACCAGCTGACCCTGACCGAGAACGCCCAGCCCGCGATCATGGCCAATGCCATTGCCACGCTGCGCGTGCTGGAGAAGGAGGGCGGTTTCCGCCTGTCCGACAAGGCCGATTTCGTGGCCGGTCACTCGCTGGGTGAGTACACCGCGCTGTGCGCTGCTGGCGCCTTCAGCCTTGCCGATACGGCGCGTCTGCTCAAGCTGCGCGGGCAGTCGATGCAGGCGGCGGTGCCGGTGGGTGTTGGCGCGATGGCGGCTCTGCTGGGCGCCGATATCGACAAGGCGACCGCTCTGGCTGCTGCGGCTGCCGAGGGTGAGGTCTGCACCGTCGCGAATGACAACGATCCGGGGCAGGTCGTGCTGTCGGGCCACAAGGGCGCGATCGAGAGGGCTATCGCTCTGGTCAAGGAGCATGGGATCAAGCGCGGCGTCGCGCTGCCGGTCTCCGCGCCCTTCCACTGCCCGCTGATGCAGCCTGCCGCCGACGCCATGGCCGAGGCGCTGGCCAAGGTTTCGCCGGGCGCGCTTTCGGTGCCGCTCTTCGCCAATGTCACCGCCGATGTCGTGACCGATCCCGCCACCGTGCAGGCCCTGCTGGTTGAGCAGGTGACGGGCCGCGTGCGCTGGCGCGAGAGCATCATCGCCATGAAGGCGGCGGGCGTCGAGGAATTCGTCGAACTGGGCGGCAAGGTGCTTGGCCCCATGATTTCGCGCAGCGTGACGGATGTGAAGGTGACCAGCGTCATCTCCATGGCCGATATCGAGGCGCTGCTGAAGGAGATCGCATGA
- the fabG gene encoding 3-oxoacyl-[acyl-carrier-protein] reductase — MFSLEGMTALVTGASGGIGSAVAKALALQGARLVLSGSNADKLEAFKAELGGDHVAITCNLSDPESVEKLVPEALAALGKLDILVNNAGITRDNLAMRMKDEEWDAVIRINLEAAFRLMRAATKPMMKARFGRIVSVTSVVGATGNPGQVNYAAAKAGLVGMSKSLAQELASRNVTVNCVAPGFIRTAMTDVLPDAQKEALNGRIPMGRMGEGEDIGAAVAFLASKEAGYVTGQTIHVNGGMAMFA, encoded by the coding sequence ATGTTTTCGCTTGAAGGAATGACCGCGCTGGTAACCGGCGCGAGCGGTGGCATCGGCAGCGCGGTGGCCAAGGCTCTGGCCTTGCAGGGCGCGCGTCTGGTGCTTTCGGGCAGCAATGCCGACAAGCTGGAGGCCTTCAAGGCCGAGCTGGGCGGCGACCACGTTGCCATCACCTGCAACCTCTCGGACCCGGAATCGGTCGAGAAGCTGGTGCCGGAGGCGCTGGCTGCTCTGGGCAAGCTGGACATCCTCGTGAACAACGCGGGCATCACGCGCGACAACCTCGCCATGCGGATGAAGGATGAGGAATGGGATGCGGTGATCCGCATCAACCTCGAGGCCGCCTTCCGCCTGATGCGCGCCGCGACCAAGCCGATGATGAAGGCCCGCTTTGGCCGCATCGTCTCGGTGACCAGCGTGGTGGGCGCCACCGGCAATCCCGGTCAGGTGAACTATGCCGCCGCCAAGGCTGGCCTTGTGGGCATGAGCAAGTCGCTGGCGCAGGAACTGGCGAGCCGCAACGTGACGGTCAATTGTGTGGCGCCGGGCTTTATCCGCACCGCCATGACGGACGTGCTGCCCGACGCCCAGAAGGAAGCGCTGAACGGCCGCATCCCGATGGGCCGCATGGGCGAGGGCGAGGATATCGGCGCTGCGGTGGCGTTCCTGGCCTCGAAGGAAGCGGGCTATGTCACCGGCCAGACCATTCATGTGAATGGCGGCATGGCGATGTTTGCCTGA
- the dnaN gene encoding DNA polymerase III subunit beta → MKATIERATLLRCLSHVQSVVERRNTIPILSNVLIEAGQDGTLRVMATDLDLQVVEHMQAVSVEAPGAITVSAHLLFDIARKLPDGSQVSLQTADNRMVVKAGRSRFQLPTLPRDDFPVIVEGDLPTSFELPAATLAQLIDRTRFAISTEETRYYLNGIFLHVTEEELKAAATDGHRLARFTIVKPEGADGMPDVIVPRKCVAELRKLLEEALDAVVLVDLSASKIRFTLGGENGVVLTSKLIDGTFPDYSRVIPTGNDKLLRLDPKSFWQGVDRVATIATEKTRAVKMALDKDRVTLSVTSPDNGTAAEELPADYGSDGFEIGFNANYLKDILGQIEGDTVELHLADAGAPTLIRQDEKSPALYVLMPMRV, encoded by the coding sequence ATGAAAGCCACCATCGAACGCGCGACGCTGCTGCGCTGCCTCAGCCATGTGCAGTCGGTGGTCGAGCGGCGCAACACGATCCCCATTCTCTCCAACGTGCTGATCGAGGCCGGGCAGGACGGCACCTTGCGCGTCATGGCGACCGACCTTGACCTGCAGGTGGTCGAGCATATGCAGGCTGTCAGCGTGGAGGCGCCGGGCGCCATCACCGTTTCGGCGCATCTTCTTTTCGACATCGCCCGCAAGCTGCCCGATGGCAGCCAGGTGAGCCTGCAGACCGCCGACAACCGCATGGTTGTGAAGGCCGGTCGCAGCCGCTTCCAGCTGCCGACGCTGCCGCGCGATGACTTCCCCGTGATCGTCGAGGGCGATCTGCCCACCAGCTTCGAGCTGCCTGCGGCGACGCTGGCTCAGCTGATCGACCGCACGCGTTTCGCGATCTCCACCGAGGAGACGCGCTATTACCTCAACGGCATCTTCCTGCATGTGACGGAAGAGGAGCTGAAGGCGGCGGCAACGGACGGCCACCGTCTGGCGCGCTTCACCATCGTGAAGCCCGAGGGCGCCGATGGCATGCCCGACGTCATCGTGCCGCGTAAGTGCGTGGCCGAGCTGCGCAAGCTGCTGGAAGAGGCGCTGGATGCGGTGGTTCTGGTGGACCTGTCGGCCAGCAAGATCCGCTTCACGCTGGGCGGCGAGAATGGCGTGGTGCTGACCAGCAAGCTGATCGACGGCACCTTCCCCGATTACAGCCGCGTGATCCCGACCGGCAACGACAAGCTGCTGCGTCTGGACCCCAAGAGCTTCTGGCAGGGCGTGGACCGCGTGGCCACCATCGCCACCGAGAAGACCCGCGCCGTGAAGATGGCGCTGGACAAGGACCGCGTGACGCTGTCCGTGACTTCGCCCGACAACGGCACGGCTGCCGAAGAGCTGCCCGCCGATTACGGCTCGGACGGTTTCGAGATCGGCTTCAACGCCAATTATCTGAAAGACATCCTCGGCCAGATCGAGGGCGATACGGTGGAGCTGCATCTGGCCGATGCCGGTGCCCCCACCCTGATCCGTCAGGATGAAAAGAGCCCCGCGCTCTATGTGTTGATGCCGATGCGCGTGTGA